One Raphanus sativus cultivar WK10039 unplaced genomic scaffold, ASM80110v3 Scaffold0600, whole genome shotgun sequence DNA window includes the following coding sequences:
- the LOC130502596 gene encoding 26S proteasome non-ATPase regulatory subunit 4 homolog yields the protein MVLEATMICIDNSEWMRNGDYSPSRLQAQTEAVNLLCGAKTQSNPENTVGILTMAGKGVRVLTTPTSDLGKILACMHGLDVGGEINLTAAIQIAQLALKHRQNKNQRQRIIVFAGSPIKYEKKALEVVGKRLKKNSVSLDIVNFGDDDDEEKPQKLEALLAAVNNNDGSHIVHVPSGANALSDVLLSTPVFTGDEGASGYVSAAAAAAAAGGDFDFGVDPNIDPELALALRVSMEEERARQEAAAKKAADEAGQKDGDTASASQETVARTTEKNAEPMDEDNALLDQAIAMSVGDVNMSEAADEDQDLALALQMSMSGEESGEATGAGNLLGDQAFISSVLSSLPGVDPNDPAVQALLASLPDESKRNEEESNSKGEDEKK from the exons ATGGTTCTCGAG GCGACTATGATCTGCATCGACAACTCCGAGTGGATGCGAAACGGAGATTACTCTCCATCTAGGTTACAGGCTCAAACCGAAGCTGTCAATCTTCTCTGTGGGGCCAAAACCCAG TCGAATCCGGAGAACACTGTGGGGATCTTGACGATGGCAGGGAAAGGAGTTAGAGTTTTGACAACTCCTACCTCTGATCTTGGCAAGATTCTTGCGTGTATGCACG GGCTGGATGTGGGAGGAGAGATTAACTTAACAGCAGCGATCCAGATTGCTCAGCTAGCTCTTAAGCATCGTCAGAACAAGAATCAACGCCAAAGGATTATAGTTTTCGCTGGAAG ccCAATCAAGTATGAAAAGAAGGCATTGGAGGTTGTTGGGAAAAGGCTCAAGAAGAATAGTGTCTCTCTTGACATTGTCAATtttggagatgatgatgatgaggaaaaGCCTCAGAAACTGGAGGCCCTTCTTGCAGCTGTTAATAATAATGACGGTAGCCACATTGTTCATGTTCCTTCTGGAGCCAATGCTCTCTCTGATGTGCTTCTCAG CACACCTGTATTCACTGGTGATGAGGGTGCAAGTGGGTATGTTTCTGCGGCAGCGGCTGCAGCTGCAGCAGGTGGGGACTTTGACTTTGGTGTGGATCCAAATATCGACCCAGAGCTTGCTCTCGCCCTTCGAGTCTCCATGGAGGAGGAGAGAGCAAGGCAAGAGGCTGCTGCTAAGAAGGCAGCCGATGAGGCAGGTCAGAAAGACGGGGATACAGCTTCTGCCTCGCAGGAGACGGTTGCTAGGACAACCGAGAAGAACGCTGAACCAATG GATGAGGACAACGCATTGCTAGATCAGGCAATTGCTATGTCCGTAGGTGATGTAAACATGTCAGAAGCGGCGGATGAGGACCAGgatttggctttag CtctgcaaatgtcaatgagtgGGGAAGAGTCAGGTGAAGCAACGGGTGCTGGAAACCTCTTAGGAGATCAAGCCTTCATATCATCTGTGCTCTCATCG CTTCCAGGGGTGGATCCGAATGATCCAGCGGTTCAGGCGCTGCTAGCGTCTCTGCCAGACGAATCAAAG CGTAATGAGGAAGAGAGTAACAGCAAAGGTGAGgatgagaagaagtga